A single region of the Candidatus Methanomethylicota archaeon genome encodes:
- the glyA gene encoding serine hydroxymethyltransferase has translation MIIKDKSPREIYEIILKNLENHHEIMKFALPMIASENIPSPAVREALASDFGNRYAEGWVGERLYAGCKYIDEVESIAIELGKKLFHAEFVDVRPISGVIANLAAFSVFAKPGDVALACSIPTGGHISHGKKTIGGTAGAIRELDIYNYPFDEENFNIDVDKTEALVKELDNAGKRPKIFITGASVFLFPHPIKELVELAKNYDAKVIYDGAHVAGLIAGGIFQDPLIEGADIFTLSTHKTLAGPQHGAIVSWEKYAESIKRMVFPGLTSNHHLHAVAGVAIAFAEALEFYHDYARAIVSNAKALGQALYERGFNVLCANKGFTESHMLLIDVSNYGNGFEVEKKLEECNIIVNRNLLPYDKRMGRDYRAPGGIRIGVQELTRLGMGKSEMIEVAELMKKAIIDKVPSNKVKEEVIELRKGFQKVKYCFSSIHDAYEYIKIR, from the coding sequence ATGATTATTAAAGATAAATCACCTAGAGAAATTTACGAAATTATTCTTAAGAATTTAGAGAATCATCATGAAATAATGAAGTTTGCTCTTCCCATGATTGCTAGTGAAAATATTCCAAGTCCAGCTGTAAGAGAAGCTTTGGCAAGTGATTTTGGAAATAGATATGCTGAAGGTTGGGTTGGAGAAAGACTTTATGCTGGTTGTAAATACATTGATGAAGTTGAATCAATTGCAATTGAACTTGGAAAAAAATTATTTCATGCTGAATTTGTAGATGTTAGACCAATTTCTGGAGTAATAGCTAATTTAGCTGCTTTTTCAGTATTTGCTAAACCAGGAGATGTTGCTCTTGCATGTTCCATACCTACAGGAGGTCATATAAGCCATGGTAAGAAAACTATTGGTGGGACTGCAGGAGCAATAAGAGAGTTAGACATTTATAATTATCCATTTGATGAAGAGAACTTTAATATTGATGTTGATAAAACAGAAGCTTTAGTTAAAGAATTAGATAATGCTGGTAAAAGACCAAAAATTTTCATAACTGGCGCTAGTGTTTTTCTTTTCCCACATCCAATAAAAGAATTAGTAGAATTAGCTAAAAATTATGATGCTAAAGTAATTTATGATGGAGCTCATGTAGCTGGATTAATTGCAGGAGGTATATTTCAAGATCCATTAATTGAAGGTGCAGATATATTTACATTAAGTACTCATAAAACATTAGCAGGACCACAACATGGTGCAATTGTTTCATGGGAGAAGTATGCAGAGTCAATAAAACGCATGGTATTTCCAGGACTTACAAGTAATCATCATCTTCATGCAGTAGCTGGTGTTGCTATTGCTTTTGCTGAAGCATTAGAATTTTATCATGATTATGCTAGAGCTATTGTATCAAATGCTAAAGCCCTTGGTCAAGCTCTATATGAAAGAGGTTTTAATGTATTATGTGCAAATAAAGGTTTTACAGAATCACATATGCTTCTTATAGATGTATCCAATTATGGTAATGGATTTGAAGTAGAGAAAAAATTAGAGGAATGTAACATAATAGTAAATAGAAATTTATTACCATATGATAAACGCATGGGAAGAGATTATAGAGCCCCTGGTGGAATTAGAATAGGCGTTCAAGAACTTACAAGATTAGGAATGGGTAAGTCTGAAATGATTGAAGTTGCAGAACTTATGAAAAAAGCCATAATAGATAAAGTTCCTTCAAATAAAGTAAAAGAAGAAGTTATTGAATTACGTAAAGGATTTCAAAAAGTTAAATATTGCTTCTCTTCAATTCATGATGCATATGAATATATAAAAATAAGATGA
- a CDS encoding preprotein translocase subunit Sec61beta, translating into MPKKEKEKSPMPLSGAGLIRFFEEDIHGIKIKPGYVIAISIVLIISVILAHLLI; encoded by the coding sequence ATGCCAAAAAAAGAGAAGGAAAAGTCTCCAATGCCATTAAGTGGTGCAGGTTTAATAAGATTTTTTGAAGAAGACATACATGGAATAAAAATAAAGCCAGGCTATGTTATTGCAATTAGTATAGTGTTGATAATAAGTGTAATACTAGCACATTTATTAATTTAG
- a CDS encoding MBL fold metallo-hydrolase, with the protein MFEVYWNNGVIFSSNKMKIILDPIRPSKFPSFISHAHKDHITGLKNDNCIKISTIQTISLGEAILNKKIKNVISCNYGESMNYHELNFKLLNSGHVFGSASIFIEYKDVTLLYTGDFNFTDSLIQKAITPVECDILIIETTYGRPGIIFPPREQIYLDILQWTAKTITENYLPILLVYPLGKAQEITKLFNIYSSIPVVSHPKISKINSIVKSFGSELIYYDLEDYGEELLKSKDCVCLFPSTYNLNILKSKYPNSKIAIVTGWAMVYKLNGFDACFPLSSHADYSQLINFTLSCKPKRVYTLHGYSKEFASKLSKMGIKAHSLN; encoded by the coding sequence TTGTTTGAAGTATACTGGAATAATGGAGTAATATTTTCATCAAATAAAATGAAAATTATATTAGATCCTATTAGGCCTAGTAAATTTCCTTCATTTATTTCTCATGCTCATAAAGATCATATTACTGGTCTCAAGAATGATAATTGTATTAAAATTTCAACAATACAAACAATTTCCTTAGGTGAAGCTATATTAAATAAAAAAATAAAAAATGTAATATCATGCAATTATGGAGAATCTATGAATTATCATGAATTAAATTTTAAACTCTTAAACTCAGGACATGTATTTGGATCAGCTTCTATTTTTATTGAATATAAAGATGTGACACTTCTCTATACAGGTGATTTTAATTTTACTGATAGTTTGATACAAAAAGCAATAACTCCAGTTGAGTGTGATATTTTAATAATTGAAACAACGTATGGGAGACCAGGTATTATATTTCCCCCTAGAGAGCAAATTTATTTAGATATTCTTCAATGGACTGCAAAAACTATTACTGAAAATTATCTCCCAATTCTATTAGTATATCCATTGGGCAAAGCTCAAGAAATTACAAAATTATTTAATATTTATTCTTCTATTCCTGTTGTTTCTCATCCAAAAATTTCAAAAATTAATTCCATAGTTAAAAGTTTTGGTAGTGAGTTAATATATTACGATTTAGAAGATTATGGAGAAGAATTATTAAAGAGTAAGGACTGTGTATGTTTATTTCCATCAACTTATAATTTAAATATCTTAAAATCTAAATATCCAAATTCTAAAATTGCAATAGTGACTGGTTGGGCAATGGTTTATAAATTAAATGGATTTGATGCATGTTTTCCTTTAAGTTCTCATGCAGATTATTCTCAATTAATTAATTTTACTTTAAGTTGTAAGCCAAAAAGAGTATATACACTTCATGGTTATTCTAAAGAATTTGCTTCAAAATTAAGTAAAATGGGAATAAAAGCTCATTCTCTAAATTAA
- a CDS encoding DUF2070 family protein → MSFTDKLVEKYKYTFSLPKSSFLIIILIVFGLIFGAFLYEIFPYDVNPFSYILEISLIFTTSTILSVYIISSIIKNGFLNKRRLLGLVLFGMLIFGIVEIIGAIFSRLFNDYYILEKTCAIAAGALTAFYTIIIGATTEINTKKLLIVSNIHPILIILFYNFFKIISNLLNNLLIFLLMSITSFFIAKQYLLYIEKVGKEILGYGSIASLKATIEAMMMDKTGLLEIILKMVAIKNNASIKILDFKGKNHLGRIVAPDIHAGPFKNLGSSNLPSIMAEKLKEKNINPIIFHVPSNHERDLIFSKECELVVKSVLSLNIDDGKAIATKSINVKKGRITITCQVFNGIPLIVISRAPIPTEDLPYEINEICLKKLLEKGFSDGIIVDAHNAMDNNYFKFTEEDKNDLLNALDYCLNELKKDPGNKPLIGFANSKLEGYTVKQGFGDGGIMVMVVEVEGQKTAYVVFDGNNMVVGLREEIIEELRKEGFEVSEVATTDTHVVVGWRAREGYLPIGKNVDKGIILKKVVELVKEAYSKKEECSINYSKITIENLHFLGYEGMERLWAVTDSSIKRAKKGGLITIISITLLGLIINLIF, encoded by the coding sequence TTGTCATTTACTGATAAACTTGTTGAAAAATACAAATATACATTTAGTTTACCAAAGAGTAGTTTTCTTATAATAATTTTAATTGTTTTTGGACTTATATTTGGAGCTTTTCTTTATGAAATTTTTCCTTATGACGTTAATCCTTTTTCATATATATTAGAAATTTCATTAATATTCACTACTTCAACAATATTAAGTGTATATATAATAAGTTCAATAATAAAAAATGGTTTCTTAAATAAAAGAAGATTATTAGGTTTAGTATTGTTTGGAATGTTAATATTTGGAATTGTAGAAATAATAGGAGCTATTTTTTCAAGATTATTTAACGATTATTATATTTTAGAAAAGACCTGTGCCATAGCAGCAGGTGCATTAACTGCTTTTTATACAATAATAATTGGAGCAACTACTGAAATAAATACAAAAAAACTTTTAATAGTAAGTAACATTCACCCAATATTAATAATATTATTTTATAATTTTTTTAAAATAATTAGTAATTTATTAAATAATTTATTAATTTTTCTATTAATGAGTATAACATCATTTTTTATTGCTAAGCAATATTTACTATATATAGAAAAAGTTGGAAAAGAGATTTTAGGATATGGAAGTATTGCATCACTTAAAGCTACTATTGAAGCTATGATGATGGATAAAACAGGTCTTCTTGAAATTATTCTTAAAATGGTAGCAATAAAAAATAATGCAAGTATTAAAATATTAGATTTTAAAGGAAAGAATCATTTAGGACGTATTGTTGCACCAGATATTCATGCTGGACCTTTTAAAAATTTAGGAAGTAGTAATTTACCATCAATCATGGCTGAAAAACTTAAAGAAAAAAACATTAATCCTATTATATTCCACGTTCCATCAAATCATGAAAGAGATTTAATCTTTTCTAAAGAATGTGAATTAGTTGTAAAATCTGTACTTTCATTAAATATAGATGATGGAAAAGCTATTGCAACTAAATCTATAAATGTAAAAAAGGGAAGAATCACAATAACTTGTCAAGTTTTTAATGGAATTCCATTGATTGTGATAAGTAGAGCTCCAATACCTACAGAAGATTTACCATATGAAATTAATGAAATTTGTTTAAAAAAATTATTAGAAAAAGGCTTTTCTGATGGTATTATAGTGGATGCACATAACGCAATGGACAATAATTATTTTAAATTTACAGAAGAAGATAAAAATGATTTATTAAATGCTTTAGATTATTGTCTCAATGAATTAAAAAAAGATCCTGGAAATAAACCACTTATAGGCTTTGCAAATTCAAAATTAGAAGGTTATACAGTAAAACAAGGATTTGGCGATGGAGGAATAATGGTAATGGTAGTTGAGGTTGAAGGGCAAAAAACAGCATATGTAGTATTTGATGGAAACAATATGGTAGTAGGATTAAGAGAAGAAATAATAGAAGAGTTAAGAAAAGAGGGTTTTGAAGTTTCAGAAGTTGCCACAACTGATACTCATGTAGTAGTAGGATGGAGAGCAAGAGAAGGTTATTTACCCATAGGCAAGAATGTAGATAAAGGAATAATTCTAAAAAAAGTTGTGGAATTAGTAAAAGAAGCCTATTCTAAAAAAGAAGAATGTTCTATTAATTATTCAAAAATAACTATAGAAAATTTACATTTTTTGGGTTATGAAGGAATGGAAAGATTATGGGCAGTAACTGATTCTAGTATAAAGAGGGCAAAAAAAGGAGGGTTAATAACCATAATTTCGATAACTTTACTAGGTTTAATAATTAATTTAATTTTTTAA